CCGTGGTCGCCTGCGGGTCGATGCCGAGGCAGTGGTAGAGCGTGGCGTGGATCTCCTCGAAGCGCACCGGCCGGTCGCGGACCTCCGCGGCCTGCCGGTCGGTCGAGCCGATCACCTGCCCGGTCCGCAGGCCGCCACCGGCCAACAGGGCGCAGGTCACCTGCGGCCAATGGTCGCGGCCGGCGTCCTTGTTGATCTTCGGCGTCCGCCCGAACTCCCCCCACACGATCACGGCGACGTCGTCGGCCAGGCCGCGGGAGTGGAGATCCTCGACCAAGGCCGAGACCCCCTGGTCGAGCTGCGGGGCGTTTTCCCGGCAGGCGCCGAAGTTGTTGCCGTGGTAGTCCCAGAAGCTGTAGCTCAGCGTCACGCAGCGCACCCCCGCCTCGACCAGCCGCCGCGCGGCGAGGAATTGCTGCATCAGCCGCGGGGCGCCGTCCCCCTGGTGCTTCTCGGTGCCGTAGCCGTAGCGGTCGCGGACTTCCTGCGGCTCGCGCGACACGTCGAGCGCCTCGGCCAGCCGGCTCGACGTGAGGACGCCGAACGCCTGGCGCTGGAACGTGTCCATCCCGGCCATCATCCCCGAGCGGTCGGCCGAGCGGTTGAACGCGTCGAGCGCCGCGACCAGCCCGGCGCGGTCGCCGAGGCGCTCGAGCGACAGTCCGTTGAGGACCAGGTCGCCGCGGGCATCGCCGTTGGGTTGGAACGGCGTGCACGAGGGGCCGAGGAACCCCGGCTTGCCGGAGTTGTAGGGGGTGTGCTGCATCCGCGGCGACAGGCCGACGTAGGGGGGCGCCGCCGGGTGGGCCGCGCCGCGGAGCCGGGCCACGACCGAGCCGAATTCGGGCCAGCCGCCGGCCGGCTGGCGCTGGTGGCTGCGGCCGGTGAGGCACTGGAATGAATAGTGGTCGCCGGTGGCGCCGACGATCGAGCGGATCACGGCCAGCTTGTCGGCCATCCCCGCGAGGCGCGGGAGCAGCTCGGAAAACTCGATCCCGGGAACGTTGGTCGGGATCGGGCGGAACTCGCCGCGGATCTCGGCCGGGGCGTCGGGCTTGAGGTCGACGAGGTCCTGGTGGGGCGGTCCACCGGGGAGGTAGATCATGATCACCGCCTTGTGCGAGCGCGTGCCGGCGACGGCCTCGGCCCGGGCGAGATCGACCAGCGACACCCCCGCCGTGCCGCCGAGACCGGCCAGCGAGCCGATGCGGAGGAATTGCCGCCGCGCCAGGGTGTCGCAGAAGCCGCCGCGCGACCGGGCACCGACGATCGAGAGCATCCGGGTTCTCCGGGAACCAGAGGGAATCGGGCGGCGCCGTCAGGCCAGCTCCGGCAGCGGCACGGCGCGTTCGAGGAGATACTGCGGCCGGCCGGTGTGATCGGCGAGGGGAACGGCGGCGGCGTCGATGCCGAGGTGGCGGTAGAGCGTCGCCAGGACCTCGGAGAAGTGGACCGGCCGGTCGGCGATGGCGCTGCCGGTGCGGTCGGTGGCGCCGATCACCTGCCCGGTGCGGAAGCCGCCGCCGGCGAGCAGCGCGCCGCCGACCTGCGGCCAGTGGTCGCGACCGGCGTCTTTGTTGATCAGCGGCGTGCGGCCGAATTCGCCCCATGCGCACACGGCCACGTCGCGGTCGAGGCCGCGGGCGTGGAGGTCTTCGACGAGCGCCGACAGCCCCTGGTCGAACTGCGGGAGGTGGGTGTTCTTCATGCCGTTGAAGGTGTCGGAGTGGAAGTCCCAGCGGCCGAAGTTGAGCGTCACGACGCGGCAGCCGGCCTCGACGAGCCGGCGGGCGACGAGGAAGTGCTCGAGGTTCCGCGGCGCGCCGTCACCGAAGCGCTGCGCGTCCCCCGTGCCGTAGCGCTCGCGGACGTGCGCCGGCTCGCGCGACACGTCGAGGGCCTCGGCCAGCCGGCTGCTGGTGAGGATGTCGAACGCCGACCGCGACAGGGCGTCCATGCCGTCGAGCGTGCGGCCGGCGTCGAGGTCGCGGCGGAGGCGGTCGACCGTGCCGAGGAGGCCGCGGCGGTCGGCGAGGCGCTCGGCCGACATCCCGCGGAGAACCATGTCGGTGCTCGCCGGACCGTTGGGGCGGAACGCGGCGTGCGACACGCCGAGGAAGCCCGGCAGCCCCGGCGAGCCGTAGGGAGGATGCCCGGCGTCGGGGGACAGGCCGACGAACGGCGGCACGGCGCGGTCGACCGGCCCGAGCAGCCGTGACGCCACCGATCCGATGCTCGGCCAGCCGCCCGAGGGCTGGTTGCGGAGGGGGCGGCCTGTGTAGCAGATGAACGAGTCGTGGTTGCCGTCGGGGGAGCCGTACACGCTCCGCAGCGGCACGCACTTGTCCATGATCGCCGCGAGCCGGGGCATGTGCTCGCAGATCTCGATCCCCGGCACGTTGGTCGGGATCGGCCGGAACTCGCCGCGGATCTCCGCCGGCGCTTCCATCTTCAGGTCGTACATGTCCTGGTGCGCCGGCGCCCCGCACATGTAGATCATGATCACCGCGGTGTGCGACCGCCGGCCGCTGGCCGCCTCGGCGGCCAGGACGTCGCGAAGCGACAGTCCGCCGACCGACAGCGTGCCGATGCGGAGCAGGTCGCGCCGGCGGATGCCGTCGCACAGCCGCTGGC
This is a stretch of genomic DNA from Planctomycetota bacterium. It encodes these proteins:
- a CDS encoding DUF1501 domain-containing protein, producing MLSLVDDSARRGQRLCDGIRRRDLLRIGTLSVGGLSLRDVLAAEAASGRRSHTAVIMIYMCGAPAHQDMYDLKMEAPAEIRGEFRPIPTNVPGIEICEHMPRLAAIMDKCVPLRSVYGSPDGNHDSFICYTGRPLRNQPSGGWPSIGSVASRLLGPVDRAVPPFVGLSPDAGHPPYGSPGLPGFLGVSHAAFRPNGPASTDMVLRGMSAERLADRRGLLGTVDRLRRDLDAGRTLDGMDALSRSAFDILTSSRLAEALDVSREPAHVRERYGTGDAQRFGDGAPRNLEHFLVARRLVEAGCRVVTLNFGRWDFHSDTFNGMKNTHLPQFDQGLSALVEDLHARGLDRDVAVCAWGEFGRTPLINKDAGRDHWPQVGGALLAGGGFRTGQVIGATDRTGSAIADRPVHFSEVLATLYRHLGIDAAAVPLADHTGRPQYLLERAVPLPELA
- a CDS encoding DUF1501 domain-containing protein; this translates as MLSIVGARSRGGFCDTLARRQFLRIGSLAGLGGTAGVSLVDLARAEAVAGTRSHKAVIMIYLPGGPPHQDLVDLKPDAPAEIRGEFRPIPTNVPGIEFSELLPRLAGMADKLAVIRSIVGATGDHYSFQCLTGRSHQRQPAGGWPEFGSVVARLRGAAHPAAPPYVGLSPRMQHTPYNSGKPGFLGPSCTPFQPNGDARGDLVLNGLSLERLGDRAGLVAALDAFNRSADRSGMMAGMDTFQRQAFGVLTSSRLAEALDVSREPQEVRDRYGYGTEKHQGDGAPRLMQQFLAARRLVEAGVRCVTLSYSFWDYHGNNFGACRENAPQLDQGVSALVEDLHSRGLADDVAVIVWGEFGRTPKINKDAGRDHWPQVTCALLAGGGLRTGQVIGSTDRQAAEVRDRPVRFEEIHATLYHCLGIDPQATTVTDLTGRPQYLTDHHAPLAELV